In Ailuropoda melanoleuca isolate Jingjing chromosome 4, ASM200744v2, whole genome shotgun sequence, the following proteins share a genomic window:
- the PIAS4 gene encoding E3 SUMO-protein ligase PIAS4 isoform X1, giving the protein MVMSFRVSDLQMLLGFVGRSKSGLKHELVTRALQLVQFDCSPELFKKIKELYETRYAKKSSEPVPQAHRPLDPLTMHSTYDRAGTVPRTPLSGPNIDYPVLYGKYLNGLGRLPAKTLKPEVRLVKLPFFNMLDELLKPTELVPQNNEKLQESPCIFALTPRQVELIRNSRELQPGIKAVQVVLRICYSDTSGPQEDQYPPNIAVKVNHSYCSVPGYYPSNKPGVEPKRPCRPVNLTHLMYLSSATNRVTVTWGNYGKSYSVALYLVRQLTSSELLQRLKTIGVKHPELCKALVAVWPRGSHWPCLVAAPSDQILTVLGMVRVECAVPADSPAVKEKLRLDPDSEIATTGVRVSLICPLVKMRLSVPCRAESCAHLQCFDAVFYLQMNEKKPTWLCPVCDKPAPYDQLIIDGLLSKILSECEDADEIEYLVDGSWCPIRAEKERSCSPQCPILVLGPSDANGLLSTPNVNGGGGGGALGGAGGGGGAVGSVENGKPGADVVDLTLDSSSSSEEEEDEEEDEEDEDEEGPRPKRRCPFQKGLVSAC; this is encoded by the exons ATGGTGATGAGTTTCCGAGTCTCCGATCTTCAGATGCTTCTGGGTTTTGTTGGCCGGAGTAAGAGTGGGCTTAAACACGAACTTGTCACCCGGGCCCTCCAGCTGGTCCAGTTTGACTGTAGTCCCGAGCTGTTCAAGAAGATCAAGGAGCTGTACGAGACACGCTACGCCAAGAAGAGCTCAGAGCCTGTCCCCCAGGCCCACCGGCCCCTGGACCCCCTGACCATGCACTCAACCTACGACCGGGCTGGCACAGTGCCCAGGACTCCCCTCTCGGGCCCCAACATTGACTACCCCGTGCTCTACGGGAAGTACTTGAATGGACTTGGACGCTTGCCCGCCAAGACCCTCAAGCCAGAAGTGCGTCTGGTGAAGCTGCCCTTCTTTAACATGCTGGACGAGTTGCTGAAGCCCACAGAGCTGG TTCCACAGAATAATGAGAAGCTTCAAGAGAGCCCATGCATCTTTGCATTGACACCAAGGCAAGTGGAGCTGATCCGGAATTCCAG AGAACTGCAGCCCGGGATCAAGGCCGTGCAGGTCGTCCTCAG AATCTGCTACTCAGACACCAGCGGCCCTCAGGAGGACCAGTACCCGCCCAACATCGCCGTGAAGGTCAACCACAGCTACTGCTCCGTCCCG GGCTACTACCCCTCCAACAAGCCCGGAGTGGAGCCCAAGAGGCCCTGCCGGCCCGTCAACCTCACCCACCTCATGTACCTGTCCTCGGCCACCAACCGCGTCACCGTGACCTGGGGGAACTACGGCAAG AGTTACTCCGTGGCCTTGTACTTGGTGCGGCAGCTGACCTCTTCGGAGCTGCTGCAGAGATTGAAAACCATCGGGGTCAAGCACCCGGAGCTGTGCAAGGCACTGG TGGCTGTGTGGCCTCGGGGAAGTCACTGGCCCTGTCTGGTCGCTGCGCCTTCTGACCAGATCCTCACG GTGCTCGGGATGGTTCGCGTGGAATGCGCAGTCCCAGCGGACAGCCCTGCAG TCAAAGAGAAGCTGCGTCTGGACCCCGACAGCGAGATCGCCACCACCGGCGTGCGGGTCTCCCTCATCTGCCCA CTGGTGAAGATGCGGCTGTCGGTGCCCTGCCGGGCGGAGAGCTGCGCACACCTGCAGTGCTTCGACGCCGTCTTCTATCTCCAGATGAACGAGAAGAAGCCCACCTGGCTGTGCCCCGTGTGTGACAAGCCGGCCCCCTACGACCAGCTCATCATCGACGG GCTCCTCTCCAAGATCCTGAGTGAGTGCGAGGATGCCGACGAGATCGAGTACCTGGTGGATGGCTCGTGGTGCCCGATCCGCGCCGAGAAGGAGCGCAGCTGCAGCCCCCAGTGCCCCATCCTCGTGCTCG GCCCCTCGGACGCCAATGGGCTCCTTTCCACCCCCAACGTCAACGGTGGTGGCGGTGGCGGTGCGCTTGGGGGCGCCGGTGGCGGGGGCGGCGCGGTAGGCAGTGTTGAGAACGGGAAGCCGGGAGCCGACGTGGTGGACCTCACGCTGGACAGCTCGTCGTCctcggaggaggaggaggacgaggaagaGGACGAGGAGGACGAGGATGAGGAGGGCCCCCGGCCCAAGCGACGCTGTCCCTTCCAGAAGGGCCTGGTGTCGGCCTGCTGA
- the PIAS4 gene encoding E3 SUMO-protein ligase PIAS4 isoform X2 — MVMSFRVSDLQMLLGFVGRSKSGLKHELVTRALQLVQFDCSPELFKKIKELYETRYAKKSSEPVPQAHRPLDPLTMHSTYDRAGTVPRTPLSGPNIDYPVLYGKYLNGLGRLPAKTLKPEVRLVKLPFFNMLDELLKPTELVPQNNEKLQESPCIFALTPRELQPGIKAVQVVLRICYSDTSGPQEDQYPPNIAVKVNHSYCSVPGYYPSNKPGVEPKRPCRPVNLTHLMYLSSATNRVTVTWGNYGKSYSVALYLVRQLTSSELLQRLKTIGVKHPELCKALVAVWPRGSHWPCLVAAPSDQILTVLGMVRVECAVPADSPAVKEKLRLDPDSEIATTGVRVSLICPLVKMRLSVPCRAESCAHLQCFDAVFYLQMNEKKPTWLCPVCDKPAPYDQLIIDGLLSKILSECEDADEIEYLVDGSWCPIRAEKERSCSPQCPILVLGPSDANGLLSTPNVNGGGGGGALGGAGGGGGAVGSVENGKPGADVVDLTLDSSSSSEEEEDEEEDEEDEDEEGPRPKRRCPFQKGLVSAC; from the exons ATGGTGATGAGTTTCCGAGTCTCCGATCTTCAGATGCTTCTGGGTTTTGTTGGCCGGAGTAAGAGTGGGCTTAAACACGAACTTGTCACCCGGGCCCTCCAGCTGGTCCAGTTTGACTGTAGTCCCGAGCTGTTCAAGAAGATCAAGGAGCTGTACGAGACACGCTACGCCAAGAAGAGCTCAGAGCCTGTCCCCCAGGCCCACCGGCCCCTGGACCCCCTGACCATGCACTCAACCTACGACCGGGCTGGCACAGTGCCCAGGACTCCCCTCTCGGGCCCCAACATTGACTACCCCGTGCTCTACGGGAAGTACTTGAATGGACTTGGACGCTTGCCCGCCAAGACCCTCAAGCCAGAAGTGCGTCTGGTGAAGCTGCCCTTCTTTAACATGCTGGACGAGTTGCTGAAGCCCACAGAGCTGG TTCCACAGAATAATGAGAAGCTTCAAGAGAGCCCATGCATCTTTGCATTGACACCAAG AGAACTGCAGCCCGGGATCAAGGCCGTGCAGGTCGTCCTCAG AATCTGCTACTCAGACACCAGCGGCCCTCAGGAGGACCAGTACCCGCCCAACATCGCCGTGAAGGTCAACCACAGCTACTGCTCCGTCCCG GGCTACTACCCCTCCAACAAGCCCGGAGTGGAGCCCAAGAGGCCCTGCCGGCCCGTCAACCTCACCCACCTCATGTACCTGTCCTCGGCCACCAACCGCGTCACCGTGACCTGGGGGAACTACGGCAAG AGTTACTCCGTGGCCTTGTACTTGGTGCGGCAGCTGACCTCTTCGGAGCTGCTGCAGAGATTGAAAACCATCGGGGTCAAGCACCCGGAGCTGTGCAAGGCACTGG TGGCTGTGTGGCCTCGGGGAAGTCACTGGCCCTGTCTGGTCGCTGCGCCTTCTGACCAGATCCTCACG GTGCTCGGGATGGTTCGCGTGGAATGCGCAGTCCCAGCGGACAGCCCTGCAG TCAAAGAGAAGCTGCGTCTGGACCCCGACAGCGAGATCGCCACCACCGGCGTGCGGGTCTCCCTCATCTGCCCA CTGGTGAAGATGCGGCTGTCGGTGCCCTGCCGGGCGGAGAGCTGCGCACACCTGCAGTGCTTCGACGCCGTCTTCTATCTCCAGATGAACGAGAAGAAGCCCACCTGGCTGTGCCCCGTGTGTGACAAGCCGGCCCCCTACGACCAGCTCATCATCGACGG GCTCCTCTCCAAGATCCTGAGTGAGTGCGAGGATGCCGACGAGATCGAGTACCTGGTGGATGGCTCGTGGTGCCCGATCCGCGCCGAGAAGGAGCGCAGCTGCAGCCCCCAGTGCCCCATCCTCGTGCTCG GCCCCTCGGACGCCAATGGGCTCCTTTCCACCCCCAACGTCAACGGTGGTGGCGGTGGCGGTGCGCTTGGGGGCGCCGGTGGCGGGGGCGGCGCGGTAGGCAGTGTTGAGAACGGGAAGCCGGGAGCCGACGTGGTGGACCTCACGCTGGACAGCTCGTCGTCctcggaggaggaggaggacgaggaagaGGACGAGGAGGACGAGGATGAGGAGGGCCCCCGGCCCAAGCGACGCTGTCCCTTCCAGAAGGGCCTGGTGTCGGCCTGCTGA
- the PIAS4 gene encoding E3 SUMO-protein ligase PIAS4 isoform X3, protein MVMSFRVSDLQMLLGFVGRSKSGLKHELVTRALQLVQFDCSPELFKKIKELYETRYAKKSSEPVPQAHRPLDPLTMHSTYDRAGTVPRTPLSGPNIDYPVLYGKYLNGLGRLPAKTLKPEVRLVKLPFFNMLDELLKPTELVPQNNEKLQESPCIFALTPRQVELIRNSRELQPGIKAVQVVLRICYSDTSGPQEDQYPPNIAVKVNHSYCSVPGYYPSNKPGVEPKRPCRPVNLTHLMYLSSATNRVTVTWGNYGKSYSVALYLVRQLTSSELLQRLKTIGVKHPELCKALVKEKLRLDPDSEIATTGVRVSLICPLVKMRLSVPCRAESCAHLQCFDAVFYLQMNEKKPTWLCPVCDKPAPYDQLIIDGLLSKILSECEDADEIEYLVDGSWCPIRAEKERSCSPQCPILVLGPSDANGLLSTPNVNGGGGGGALGGAGGGGGAVGSVENGKPGADVVDLTLDSSSSSEEEEDEEEDEEDEDEEGPRPKRRCPFQKGLVSAC, encoded by the exons ATGGTGATGAGTTTCCGAGTCTCCGATCTTCAGATGCTTCTGGGTTTTGTTGGCCGGAGTAAGAGTGGGCTTAAACACGAACTTGTCACCCGGGCCCTCCAGCTGGTCCAGTTTGACTGTAGTCCCGAGCTGTTCAAGAAGATCAAGGAGCTGTACGAGACACGCTACGCCAAGAAGAGCTCAGAGCCTGTCCCCCAGGCCCACCGGCCCCTGGACCCCCTGACCATGCACTCAACCTACGACCGGGCTGGCACAGTGCCCAGGACTCCCCTCTCGGGCCCCAACATTGACTACCCCGTGCTCTACGGGAAGTACTTGAATGGACTTGGACGCTTGCCCGCCAAGACCCTCAAGCCAGAAGTGCGTCTGGTGAAGCTGCCCTTCTTTAACATGCTGGACGAGTTGCTGAAGCCCACAGAGCTGG TTCCACAGAATAATGAGAAGCTTCAAGAGAGCCCATGCATCTTTGCATTGACACCAAGGCAAGTGGAGCTGATCCGGAATTCCAG AGAACTGCAGCCCGGGATCAAGGCCGTGCAGGTCGTCCTCAG AATCTGCTACTCAGACACCAGCGGCCCTCAGGAGGACCAGTACCCGCCCAACATCGCCGTGAAGGTCAACCACAGCTACTGCTCCGTCCCG GGCTACTACCCCTCCAACAAGCCCGGAGTGGAGCCCAAGAGGCCCTGCCGGCCCGTCAACCTCACCCACCTCATGTACCTGTCCTCGGCCACCAACCGCGTCACCGTGACCTGGGGGAACTACGGCAAG AGTTACTCCGTGGCCTTGTACTTGGTGCGGCAGCTGACCTCTTCGGAGCTGCTGCAGAGATTGAAAACCATCGGGGTCAAGCACCCGGAGCTGTGCAAGGCACTGG TCAAAGAGAAGCTGCGTCTGGACCCCGACAGCGAGATCGCCACCACCGGCGTGCGGGTCTCCCTCATCTGCCCA CTGGTGAAGATGCGGCTGTCGGTGCCCTGCCGGGCGGAGAGCTGCGCACACCTGCAGTGCTTCGACGCCGTCTTCTATCTCCAGATGAACGAGAAGAAGCCCACCTGGCTGTGCCCCGTGTGTGACAAGCCGGCCCCCTACGACCAGCTCATCATCGACGG GCTCCTCTCCAAGATCCTGAGTGAGTGCGAGGATGCCGACGAGATCGAGTACCTGGTGGATGGCTCGTGGTGCCCGATCCGCGCCGAGAAGGAGCGCAGCTGCAGCCCCCAGTGCCCCATCCTCGTGCTCG GCCCCTCGGACGCCAATGGGCTCCTTTCCACCCCCAACGTCAACGGTGGTGGCGGTGGCGGTGCGCTTGGGGGCGCCGGTGGCGGGGGCGGCGCGGTAGGCAGTGTTGAGAACGGGAAGCCGGGAGCCGACGTGGTGGACCTCACGCTGGACAGCTCGTCGTCctcggaggaggaggaggacgaggaagaGGACGAGGAGGACGAGGATGAGGAGGGCCCCCGGCCCAAGCGACGCTGTCCCTTCCAGAAGGGCCTGGTGTCGGCCTGCTGA